Proteins encoded by one window of Lactobacillus sp. ESL0684:
- a CDS encoding phosphatidate cytidylyltransferase, which yields MKQRVTTAIIALILFIPIVLMGGLWIDWLVIALAAVGISEVFLMKKQILISINFVLALLATMTLAAPDNFFSGLPANWSRYGIYFALVLLMLTWTVLSKNKTNFDDVGVYTLASLYIGIGFHCMAAIRNSSNGLALLGYVFVVVWLTDTGAYMIGRVIGKHKLWPVISPNKTWEGSIGGTVCAVACAAVYVYCVATGYSQTELIMLAIVLSIVGQLGDLVESAYKRYYGVKDSGKILPGHGGILDRFDSMLFVLPVVTALLGVIH from the coding sequence ATGAAACAACGAGTTACTACGGCAATTATTGCCTTAATTTTATTTATTCCCATAGTTTTAATGGGTGGTTTGTGGATTGATTGGTTGGTCATTGCTCTGGCGGCGGTCGGAATCAGCGAAGTCTTTTTAATGAAGAAGCAAATCTTGATTTCGATTAACTTTGTGTTAGCGTTGCTGGCAACAATGACATTGGCTGCACCTGATAATTTCTTTAGTGGCTTGCCTGCTAACTGGTCGAGATATGGTATTTACTTTGCATTAGTATTGCTAATGCTTACTTGGACAGTTTTATCAAAAAATAAAACTAATTTTGATGATGTTGGGGTGTATACACTAGCGTCACTTTATATTGGCATCGGTTTTCATTGTATGGCAGCAATTAGAAACAGTAGCAACGGTTTAGCGTTGCTGGGCTATGTATTCGTGGTTGTTTGGTTGACCGATACCGGTGCATACATGATAGGCCGCGTGATTGGTAAACATAAACTTTGGCCAGTAATTAGTCCTAATAAAACTTGGGAAGGCTCAATCGGTGGTACTGTTTGCGCAGTTGCTTGTGCTGCGGTATATGTTTATTGTGTGGCGACAGGCTACTCACAAACTGAGCTAATTATGTTGGCGATTGTATTGTCAATTGTAGGTCAATTAGGAGATCTAGTTGAATCAGCCTATAAGCGATACTATGGAGTTAAGGATTCAGGTAAGATTTTACCTGGACATGGCGGAATATTGGATCGTTTTGATAGTATGCTGTTTGTATTGCCTGTTGTTACGGCTTTATTAGGCGTGATCCATTAG
- the rseP gene encoding RIP metalloprotease RseP: MKGILIFLVVFGILVFVHEFGHFVVAKKCGILVREFSIGMGPKLFQVRRNPTTYTIRWLPLGGYVRLASKDEIAELPAGMTVILQLNEQNEVTRIDASGSDIPIEGIPVQVTKADLVDKLTITGYENADEDQLVTFRVNHDATVIDDSKTELVIAPRDTQFQNANVWQKLATNIAGPLMNIILGFVVFLIWTFTVAGPATTTVGHVANNSPAAAAQIKTGERFVSIADHQIKNFDDVAQQIDASKGKSLDVVLAEHGQQRKVKLQPKAKKVQGKTVYQIGIQAKSDNSYGAKLKRGWDTAVSTTGMIFTAVGGLFKNFSLNKLSGPVGIYSETSQVSQMGFSYILSFLAMISINLGIVNLIPVPGLDGGKFFLNIIEIFRGKPIAENHEEMIELIGFGLLLVLIIAVTGNDIYRYFIK, translated from the coding sequence TTGAAAGGTATACTAATCTTTTTAGTAGTCTTTGGTATTTTAGTCTTTGTGCATGAATTTGGTCATTTCGTTGTAGCTAAAAAATGTGGTATTTTAGTACGCGAATTTTCAATTGGTATGGGTCCAAAACTTTTTCAAGTTAGGCGTAACCCAACTACATATACAATTCGCTGGTTGCCACTTGGTGGCTACGTTCGCTTAGCCAGCAAAGATGAAATTGCAGAGTTACCAGCTGGAATGACAGTAATTTTACAGTTGAATGAGCAAAATGAAGTAACTAGAATTGATGCTTCAGGCTCTGATATTCCAATTGAAGGAATTCCAGTTCAAGTCACTAAGGCTGATTTAGTTGATAAACTAACAATTACTGGTTATGAAAATGCTGATGAGGACCAATTAGTTACTTTTCGCGTAAATCATGATGCAACTGTCATCGATGATTCAAAGACCGAATTAGTTATTGCACCGCGCGATACTCAGTTTCAAAATGCTAATGTCTGGCAAAAGCTAGCTACTAATATTGCAGGACCACTGATGAATATTATTTTAGGTTTTGTGGTTTTTTTAATTTGGACTTTTACGGTTGCTGGTCCTGCTACTACTACGGTTGGTCATGTTGCAAACAATTCACCAGCAGCTGCTGCACAGATTAAGACTGGCGAAAGGTTTGTGTCAATTGCTGATCACCAGATAAAAAACTTTGATGATGTAGCACAGCAAATTGATGCTAGCAAAGGAAAGTCTTTAGATGTTGTTCTAGCAGAACATGGTCAACAAAGAAAAGTTAAATTACAGCCTAAGGCTAAAAAGGTTCAAGGCAAAACAGTTTATCAAATTGGTATACAAGCTAAAAGTGATAACAGTTACGGCGCAAAATTAAAGCGTGGATGGGATACTGCAGTTTCAACTACAGGAATGATTTTCACTGCTGTTGGCGGTTTGTTTAAGAATTTTAGTTTAAATAAGTTATCTGGGCCAGTTGGAATCTATTCGGAGACGTCTCAAGTTTCACAAATGGGTTTTTCTTATATTTTATCGTTTTTAGCAATGATCTCGATTAATTTGGGAATTGTCAATTTAATTCCGGTACCAGGTTTAGATGGTGGGAAGTTTTTCTTAAATATAATTGAAATTTTCCGTGGTAAGCCAATTGCTGAGAATCATGAAGAAATGATAGAACTAATTGGCTTTGGGTTATTATTAGTTTTAATCATTGCAGTTACTGGTAATGACATTTATCGTTACTTTATTAAGTAA
- a CDS encoding proline--tRNA ligase — translation MRQSKFFMPTLKEAPADAVAQSHKLMLRGGYIRQVTAGVYAYLPLGYRVLRKAEKIMEEEMDKINVPEVTMPHLLPASLWEDSGRLHKYGPEMFSLKDRHGRDSLLGPTHEETFTEIVAKNLKSYKQMPIALYQIQTKFRDENRPRFGLLRGREFVMLDAYSFAATKQQLDEQFEDEKRAFEAIYQRCGVQVSPVIADSGTMGGKNSTEFQAPAAIGEDVIATNETGTYSANLEMAVSVDTFKQDEEPADELTEVATPNQETIADLVDFLQVPATRIVKSVLYLVDEKDYVLVLIRGDKEINEVKLTHLLNADSLRLLTDAELETLTGSQKGGIGPINAIWADKIVADDTVKDLFNVIVGANKTGFQFKNANLGRDFKVDQFGDLRVANEGEPDPIDHLPLKFTKSIEVGHIFKLGTYYTENMGASFLDQNGKAQPVIMGSYGIGVTRMLSAVVEQHYTDNGIAWPKEIAPFAVHIVQMKMKDAAQTALAEQLEQKYSGKYDVLYDDRNERAGVKFADADLVGAPIRITIGKKADAGIVEVKRSTDDRAVEMSIADLDSLVTKELG, via the coding sequence ATGCGTCAATCAAAATTTTTCATGCCAACGCTAAAGGAAGCGCCAGCTGATGCGGTTGCACAGAGTCATAAGTTAATGTTGCGTGGAGGTTATATCCGCCAAGTAACAGCTGGTGTTTACGCATACCTGCCTTTGGGTTATCGTGTGTTGCGCAAGGCGGAAAAAATTATGGAAGAAGAAATGGACAAAATAAATGTGCCAGAAGTAACTATGCCACATTTATTGCCTGCTTCATTGTGGGAAGATTCTGGTCGTTTGCATAAATATGGTCCTGAAATGTTCAGTTTAAAGGATCGCCATGGCCGAGATAGCTTACTAGGGCCAACTCATGAAGAAACTTTTACCGAAATTGTCGCTAAAAACTTAAAAAGCTACAAGCAAATGCCGATCGCACTATATCAAATTCAGACTAAATTTCGTGATGAAAATCGTCCTCGGTTTGGTTTGTTACGTGGTCGTGAATTTGTGATGCTTGATGCATATAGTTTTGCTGCTACTAAGCAGCAATTGGATGAGCAATTTGAAGATGAAAAGCGGGCTTTTGAAGCAATTTATCAACGCTGTGGTGTGCAAGTTAGTCCAGTAATTGCCGATTCGGGAACTATGGGTGGTAAAAATTCAACTGAATTTCAAGCTCCAGCCGCAATTGGTGAAGATGTAATTGCTACCAATGAGACTGGAACTTATTCTGCCAATTTAGAAATGGCCGTTAGTGTCGACACTTTTAAGCAGGATGAGGAGCCAGCTGATGAATTGACTGAAGTTGCTACTCCCAATCAAGAAACAATTGCTGATCTAGTTGACTTTTTACAAGTACCAGCAACACGAATAGTTAAAAGCGTTCTTTACCTAGTCGATGAAAAAGATTATGTTTTAGTTTTAATTCGCGGCGATAAGGAAATTAATGAAGTTAAACTTACCCATTTGTTGAATGCTGATTCACTGCGTCTTTTAACAGATGCTGAACTAGAAACTCTGACAGGTTCGCAAAAAGGTGGGATTGGCCCAATTAATGCTATTTGGGCAGATAAAATCGTTGCCGATGACACCGTTAAAGACCTGTTCAATGTTATTGTTGGTGCTAACAAAACTGGTTTTCAATTTAAAAATGCCAATCTTGGTCGTGATTTTAAAGTTGACCAGTTTGGTGATTTGCGTGTTGCTAACGAGGGTGAGCCAGATCCAATTGATCATTTGCCCCTTAAATTTACCAAATCAATTGAAGTTGGACACATTTTTAAATTAGGAACCTATTACACAGAAAATATGGGAGCGAGCTTTTTAGATCAAAATGGTAAGGCCCAGCCAGTAATCATGGGTTCTTACGGTATTGGGGTTACTAGAATGTTATCAGCGGTTGTCGAACAGCATTATACTGATAATGGTATCGCTTGGCCTAAAGAAATTGCGCCTTTTGCTGTGCATATTGTACAAATGAAGATGAAAGATGCGGCACAAACTGCATTAGCTGAACAGCTTGAACAGAAATACAGTGGTAAGTATGATGTTCTCTATGATGATCGAAACGAACGTGCAGGAGTTAAATTTGCAGATGCAGATTTAGTTGGTGCGCCTATAAGGATTACGATTGGTAAAAAAGCTGATGCTGGAATTGTTGAGGTTAAACGGTCAACTGATGATCGTGCTGTTGAAATGTCAATCGCAGATTTGGATAGTTTAGTAACTAAAGAGTTAGGATAA
- a CDS encoding PolC-type DNA polymerase III, whose product MTNKNKLFLRLLEQIHFPKQFADNEILQQGEIENVDVYAKEHRWDIHVLFATPLKFETYQALNEAITTSFASFVDTQLFVRSQDGADDYLTSYWHYAVQNAEFLQTVAREFIASHQPKKEQERWIIPVDNLVVDGLIEQKMLDQLAEKMRDFGFFNLKFVTQMDENNSQSNLESLQQLQEAHEQTMQEAYNATPPKKPQAQSYPTKKTRYGSRKLDQSLPITQIDDIADGARNVVIEGNIFNTDMRELKSGAIIFTGEITDYTNSVAFKKFVANKDQIASISDLKSGTWAKMQGSVADDQWSHDLVFNISSFEIVEHVGRKEEYTGEKKRAELHLHTNMSQLDATNNATDFILTAKKFGQKAIAITDHADVQAFPEAYEAGKKNDIKIVYGVEANMIDDHALLVLNPASMTYRDQEFVIFDVETTGLSSVYDTMIEIGAVKMKNGEVLERFDKFINPHHPLSEQTINLTSITDEMVTAADDEAVVIKQFQDFYGDRPLCGHNVQFDVGFVNAALRRASLSEITQPVVDTLEVSRLLHPEQTRHTLDSLAKKYNVVLEHHHRANQDAEATGYLMFKLLEAFTKRFNEDDLGKMNDYAVQGQVYKRARPTHMTILAKTQAGLKNMYRLVSIANTTNFYRIPRTPKSELAKYHEGLLYGSGCSEGDVFVAMMQKGYDEARKKARFYDYLEVQPPKSYAQLIEDHLITDEAELQEILTNIYKLGQELHKPVVATGDAHYVEEHDAIYRKILISAQRSNPARNDPQPDQHFYSTQEMLDEFSFLGEEIAKEIVITNPNKIAASVEELAPIKDGLYPPHIDNADEEMKQLTYDEAYALYGNPLPKIVQDRLEMELNSIISNGYAVIYLISQRLVAKSNKDGYLVGSRGSVGSSLVATMSGITEVNPLAPHYRCPKCKYSKFFENGEYGSGYDLPDQKCPECGTELVKDGQDIPFATFLGFHGDKVPDIDLNFSGDYQPVAHNFIRVMFGPDNSYRAGTIATVADKTAYGYAKHYDEEKELNLRGAELDRLAAGVSGVKRTTGQHPAGIVVVPDDMDIYDFTPVQYPADDVNAAWQTTHFDFHSIHDNILKFDILGHDDPTMIRMLQDLSGVDPLTIPPDDPGVMSLFSSPKILGVTPEQIQSKTGTLGVPEFGTRFVRGMLEETKPTTFSELLQISGLSHGTDVWLGNAEELIDNGTCKLKDVIGCRDNIMMDLIHWGVKPEVAFSTMESVRHGRGISDDDMAVLAKNDQIPDWYIDSCLKIKYMFPKAHATAYILMALRIAWFKVYYPEIYYTAYFSVRASLFDLVAMSHGKNTVKKAMADLQKLGNDASAKDKGLLTVLEIANECLERGIKIKMVDLNQSEATNFKIIDQHTILAPFNAVPGLGNNAAKQIVAARAEQAFLSKEDLATRGKVSQTIMDYLDENGVLEGMPDQNQLSLF is encoded by the coding sequence GTGACTAATAAAAATAAGCTTTTTTTACGTCTTTTAGAACAGATTCATTTTCCTAAGCAGTTTGCCGATAATGAAATCTTGCAACAAGGCGAAATCGAGAACGTGGATGTATATGCTAAAGAACATAGGTGGGATATCCATGTTCTTTTTGCTACACCCTTAAAATTTGAAACCTATCAAGCTTTAAATGAAGCAATTACGACTAGTTTTGCTTCATTTGTTGATACTCAGCTTTTTGTCCGGTCTCAAGATGGTGCGGATGATTATTTAACTTCTTACTGGCATTATGCTGTGCAAAATGCTGAATTTTTACAAACCGTTGCTCGGGAATTTATTGCTTCACATCAACCTAAAAAAGAGCAGGAACGTTGGATTATTCCGGTAGATAATTTAGTAGTTGACGGTCTGATTGAGCAGAAGATGCTTGATCAGCTAGCTGAGAAAATGCGTGATTTTGGCTTTTTTAACCTGAAGTTTGTTACTCAGATGGATGAAAATAATTCTCAAAGTAATTTGGAGAGTTTGCAGCAGTTGCAAGAAGCACATGAGCAAACCATGCAGGAGGCTTATAATGCTACCCCTCCAAAAAAACCACAGGCACAGTCTTATCCAACCAAAAAGACGCGTTATGGCAGTCGAAAATTAGATCAAAGTTTGCCGATTACCCAAATTGATGATATCGCAGATGGCGCTAGAAACGTGGTTATTGAAGGAAATATCTTTAATACAGATATGCGTGAATTGAAGTCTGGAGCGATTATTTTCACAGGAGAAATCACTGACTATACCAATTCTGTTGCATTTAAGAAGTTTGTTGCTAATAAAGATCAGATTGCTAGTATCAGTGACTTAAAGTCAGGAACTTGGGCAAAGATGCAAGGCTCAGTAGCTGATGATCAGTGGAGCCATGATTTGGTTTTTAATATCAGTAGTTTTGAAATCGTTGAGCATGTTGGACGTAAGGAAGAATACACTGGCGAAAAAAAACGTGCGGAGCTACATTTGCATACTAATATGAGTCAGTTAGACGCAACTAATAACGCAACTGATTTTATTCTGACGGCTAAAAAATTTGGTCAAAAAGCAATTGCAATTACGGATCATGCCGATGTTCAAGCCTTCCCGGAAGCCTATGAAGCCGGTAAAAAGAACGATATTAAAATCGTTTATGGTGTTGAGGCAAATATGATTGATGATCACGCATTATTAGTGCTCAATCCTGCTTCAATGACATATCGTGATCAAGAATTTGTAATTTTTGATGTGGAAACAACAGGACTATCCTCTGTGTACGATACTATGATCGAAATTGGTGCAGTTAAAATGAAGAACGGTGAAGTGCTTGAGCGCTTTGACAAGTTTATTAATCCGCACCATCCCTTGAGTGAACAGACTATTAATCTGACTTCTATTACTGATGAAATGGTCACAGCTGCTGACGATGAGGCTGTAGTAATTAAACAATTTCAAGATTTTTATGGCGATCGTCCTTTATGCGGTCATAATGTTCAATTTGATGTTGGCTTTGTTAATGCTGCGCTTAGGCGGGCAAGTTTATCTGAAATTACCCAACCAGTGGTCGATACGCTGGAAGTTTCACGTTTATTACATCCGGAGCAAACGAGGCATACTTTGGATTCCTTAGCTAAAAAATACAATGTTGTGCTGGAACATCATCACCGTGCTAACCAAGATGCTGAGGCAACGGGTTATTTAATGTTTAAGTTGCTAGAAGCCTTTACCAAAAGATTCAATGAAGATGATTTGGGCAAAATGAATGATTACGCTGTTCAAGGACAAGTCTATAAGCGTGCAAGACCAACGCATATGACAATTTTAGCTAAAACGCAGGCTGGACTTAAAAATATGTATCGTTTGGTATCAATTGCGAACACGACTAACTTTTATCGGATTCCTCGTACGCCTAAATCTGAGCTAGCTAAGTATCATGAAGGATTATTGTATGGTTCAGGTTGCAGCGAGGGCGACGTTTTTGTAGCTATGATGCAAAAGGGATACGACGAAGCTCGCAAGAAAGCTCGTTTTTATGATTATTTGGAAGTCCAACCTCCTAAGAGCTATGCTCAACTAATTGAAGATCACTTAATTACTGATGAGGCTGAGCTACAAGAGATTTTGACTAATATTTATAAATTAGGTCAAGAGTTGCATAAGCCAGTAGTGGCAACTGGGGATGCTCATTATGTTGAAGAGCATGACGCAATTTATCGGAAAATCTTAATTTCAGCTCAAAGAAGTAATCCAGCCCGTAATGATCCGCAACCTGATCAACATTTTTATAGTACACAAGAGATGCTGGACGAATTTAGCTTTTTAGGAGAAGAAATTGCTAAAGAAATTGTCATTACTAATCCAAATAAAATTGCTGCTAGTGTAGAGGAACTTGCGCCGATTAAGGATGGCCTTTATCCACCGCATATTGACAATGCCGATGAAGAAATGAAACAGCTGACTTATGATGAGGCTTACGCGCTATATGGCAATCCGCTACCTAAAATTGTGCAAGATCGACTGGAAATGGAATTGAATTCGATTATTTCCAATGGCTATGCTGTCATTTATCTGATTTCACAAAGATTAGTTGCTAAGTCGAATAAAGATGGTTATTTAGTCGGTTCGCGTGGTTCAGTTGGTTCAAGTTTAGTGGCTACAATGTCAGGGATTACTGAGGTAAATCCACTGGCTCCACATTATCGCTGTCCAAAATGTAAGTATTCTAAGTTCTTTGAAAATGGTGAGTATGGTTCTGGATATGATTTACCTGATCAAAAGTGTCCTGAATGTGGTACTGAGCTAGTTAAAGATGGTCAAGATATTCCTTTTGCAACTTTTTTAGGGTTTCATGGGGATAAAGTTCCAGATATTGATTTGAACTTTTCAGGGGACTATCAACCTGTTGCTCATAACTTTATCCGTGTAATGTTTGGTCCAGACAATTCCTATCGAGCAGGAACAATTGCGACTGTTGCCGACAAGACTGCATATGGTTACGCTAAGCATTATGATGAGGAAAAAGAATTAAATTTGCGTGGTGCTGAGCTTGACCGGTTAGCAGCTGGAGTTAGTGGGGTAAAACGCACCACGGGACAGCATCCTGCTGGAATTGTGGTGGTTCCTGATGATATGGATATTTACGACTTTACGCCTGTCCAATATCCAGCTGATGATGTGAATGCAGCTTGGCAAACGACCCACTTTGATTTCCATTCGATTCATGATAATATTCTTAAGTTTGATATTTTGGGGCATGATGATCCGACCATGATTCGTATGCTGCAAGACCTATCTGGAGTTGATCCTTTAACGATCCCGCCAGATGATCCAGGAGTAATGTCCTTATTTTCTAGTCCTAAAATTTTAGGAGTCACTCCTGAACAGATTCAATCTAAGACTGGTACACTTGGTGTGCCGGAATTTGGAACTAGGTTTGTTAGGGGGATGCTTGAGGAAACTAAGCCAACTACTTTTTCTGAATTGTTACAGATTTCTGGACTATCACATGGAACCGACGTTTGGCTAGGAAATGCGGAAGAATTAATTGATAATGGAACTTGCAAATTAAAAGATGTAATTGGTTGTCGTGATAATATTATGATGGACTTAATTCACTGGGGTGTTAAGCCAGAGGTGGCTTTTTCAACAATGGAATCTGTGCGTCATGGCCGCGGAATTAGTGATGATGACATGGCTGTTTTAGCTAAAAATGATCAAATTCCTGATTGGTATATTGATTCATGTTTGAAGATTAAATATATGTTTCCTAAGGCTCACGCGACAGCCTATATTTTGATGGCACTAAGAATTGCTTGGTTTAAAGTTTACTATCCAGAAATTTATTACACTGCCTATTTTTCTGTGCGGGCAAGCTTATTTGACTTAGTAGCAATGAGTCATGGTAAAAATACCGTCAAAAAGGCAATGGCTGATTTGCAAAAGTTAGGCAATGATGCTTCTGCTAAGGATAAGGGCTTATTGACAGTTTTGGAAATTGCTAATGAATGTTTGGAACGAGGCATCAAAATAAAAATGGTTGATCTTAATCAATCGGAAGCTACTAATTTCAAGATTATTGATCAGCATACTATTTTAGCGCCATTCAATGCGGTTCCTGGATTAGGGAATAACGCAGCCAAGCAAATTGTTGCGGCCAGAGCCGAGCAAGCTTTCTTATCTAAAGAGGATTTAGCAACTCGGGGCAAGGTTTCACAGACAATTATGGATTACTTGGATGAAAATGGTGTTTTGGAAGGGATGCCTGACCAAAACCAACTTTCCTTATTTTAA
- the rimP gene encoding ribosome maturation factor RimP — MAKVTDLVLIEIKPIIEARNDEFVEIEYVEEKGQHYLRIYVDHDKGIDMDEIVALSELISAKLDQLDPDPLPDPYVLEVSSPGVERPIKNAQDWHKALDDYIHVGLYQKIAGEKNYEGTLKSYNDDEIELEIKIKTRKKLLTIPRKLIANIRFAIEF, encoded by the coding sequence TTGGCAAAAGTTACAGATCTTGTTCTGATTGAAATCAAACCGATCATTGAAGCTCGCAATGATGAATTTGTTGAGATTGAATATGTAGAAGAAAAAGGTCAGCATTATTTAAGAATATATGTTGACCATGACAAAGGTATTGATATGGATGAAATTGTGGCACTTAGTGAGTTAATATCTGCTAAGCTTGATCAACTTGATCCAGACCCTTTACCTGATCCTTATGTTTTAGAGGTTTCCTCACCAGGAGTTGAGCGGCCAATAAAGAACGCGCAAGACTGGCATAAAGCACTTGACGATTATATTCACGTTGGTCTTTACCAAAAAATTGCTGGCGAAAAAAATTATGAAGGCACTTTAAAATCTTATAATGATGATGAAATAGAGTTGGAAATTAAGATTAAAACAAGAAAAAAACTGTTGACTATTCCTCGCAAGTTGATTGCAAATATTCGTTTTGCAATCGAATTTTAG
- the nusA gene encoding transcription termination factor NusA, with protein MSKEMLEAFATLEKTKGIKQDVIVEAIEAALVAAYKKNYNQAQNVDVEFDERRGNFKLLAVKTVVEEVHDDRLEYSLKDALEINKAYEIGDEIKFEVAPKNFGRIAAQTAKQVIMQHLREAERNHIIDEYSQYEDELITGTVERSDNRFVYVKIGNVEAVMPHNDQMPNETYNPQDQIRVLVTHVGSDAKGAQITVSRSAPNMVRRLFEQEVPEIFDGTVEIVSIAREAGDRTKIAVKSNDPNIDPVGTCVGQRGARVQNVVNELDGENIDVVKYEEDPSDFIANALNPAEVIAVQFSDDEDEKNALVIVPDYQLSLAIGKKGQNVRLAARLTNYKIDIRPESEVEFVDEGTKPDDADSDTEVESEATELTEVIEPEEQDVEATDDEAVQRDSEAETAESANDEGEDINEE; from the coding sequence ATGTCTAAAGAAATGCTAGAAGCGTTTGCTACTTTAGAAAAAACCAAGGGCATCAAACAAGACGTTATTGTTGAAGCTATTGAAGCAGCACTAGTTGCTGCATATAAAAAGAATTATAATCAAGCACAAAATGTGGATGTTGAATTTGATGAACGTCGAGGCAATTTTAAACTGTTGGCAGTTAAAACTGTTGTTGAAGAGGTTCATGATGATCGCCTTGAATACAGTCTCAAAGATGCATTAGAGATTAATAAAGCTTACGAAATTGGCGATGAAATCAAATTCGAGGTTGCACCAAAAAACTTTGGTCGAATTGCTGCCCAAACCGCCAAGCAAGTAATTATGCAACATTTGCGTGAGGCTGAACGTAATCATATTATTGATGAATATTCCCAATATGAGGATGAATTGATCACTGGAACAGTTGAACGCAGCGATAATCGCTTTGTTTATGTTAAAATTGGTAATGTTGAAGCTGTCATGCCGCACAATGATCAAATGCCAAATGAAACTTATAATCCCCAGGATCAAATTCGCGTGTTGGTAACTCATGTTGGCTCAGACGCTAAAGGTGCACAAATAACTGTTTCTCGTAGTGCTCCCAATATGGTAAGGCGTCTATTTGAACAAGAAGTGCCTGAAATTTTTGATGGTACAGTTGAAATTGTTTCGATTGCTCGTGAAGCAGGTGATCGGACTAAGATTGCGGTTAAATCCAATGATCCTAACATTGATCCAGTTGGAACTTGTGTCGGTCAACGCGGTGCTCGAGTACAAAATGTGGTTAATGAACTTGATGGTGAAAATATCGATGTAGTTAAGTATGAAGAAGATCCTTCTGATTTTATTGCTAATGCGTTAAATCCTGCTGAAGTCATTGCCGTTCAATTTAGTGATGACGAAGATGAGAAGAATGCCTTGGTAATTGTGCCAGATTATCAATTATCACTAGCAATCGGTAAAAAAGGTCAAAATGTTCGTTTAGCTGCTCGATTGACAAATTATAAAATTGATATTAGACCTGAGTCAGAGGTTGAATTTGTTGATGAAGGTACTAAGCCGGATGATGCAGACAGTGATACTGAAGTAGAATCTGAAGCAACTGAACTGACAGAAGTTATTGAACCTGAAGAGCAGGATGTTGAAGCAACTGACGATGAAGCAGTTCAGAGAGATTCAGAAGCAGAAACGGCTGAGTCTGCTAATGATGAAGGTGAAGATATCAACGAAGAATAA
- a CDS encoding YlxR family protein, with product MKKRKIPMRKDLLTDTMQPKKSLVRVVIDKEQNISVDPTGKKPGRGAYVSLDPEKIKFAQEKDILQRSLGSKVPDAFYEELYAYVDHQKARKELFGDQ from the coding sequence TTGAAAAAAAGAAAAATTCCGATGCGTAAAGATCTGTTGACTGACACTATGCAACCAAAAAAATCGTTAGTGCGTGTCGTCATTGACAAAGAACAGAATATTTCTGTTGATCCAACGGGCAAAAAACCAGGACGTGGTGCATATGTATCGCTTGATCCAGAAAAAATCAAGTTTGCCCAAGAAAAAGACATCTTGCAGCGAAGTTTAGGTAGTAAGGTACCTGATGCTTTTTATGAAGAGCTTTATGCCTATGTTGATCATCAAAAAGCTAGAAAAGAATTGTTTGGTGATCAATAA
- a CDS encoding ribosomal L7Ae/L30e/S12e/Gadd45 family protein: protein MQNKQQALNLLGLAQKAGKIISGFDLVSAGLTAKQVKIVILANDSHDDTREKITRNAVQNQVDVISSFTSMELSQAIGKNRKVLGLTDRGFSRALVQKINEGV, encoded by the coding sequence TTGCAAAATAAACAACAAGCATTAAACTTGCTAGGACTTGCTCAAAAGGCTGGGAAAATTATTTCTGGATTTGACTTGGTCAGTGCAGGTTTAACAGCAAAGCAGGTAAAGATAGTTATTTTGGCTAATGATAGTCATGATGATACTCGAGAAAAGATTACGCGGAATGCTGTCCAAAATCAGGTGGATGTTATTTCAAGTTTTACTAGCATGGAGCTATCACAGGCAATTGGCAAAAACCGTAAGGTATTAGGTCTTACTGATCGCGGTTTTAGTCGGGCATTAGTACAAAAGATTAATGAAGGAGTGTGA